The following nucleotide sequence is from uncultured Roseateles sp..
AACCAGCGATAGATGTCGTTCACGATCCGGACTTCTTCCGCAGGGCCTGGTGTGAGGATGACTCTGTCCGTCTGCAGGCTCTTCTGCTCGCCGCGTGAGAGCTCGGCCTTGACTGCGCCCTGGACATCGACCAGGGTGCGCCGAAGACCGTAGCCAGCTGGTCCTCCCTGACGAAACCCCAGTTCAATCAGCCGACATTGGCCGGCGAAGACCTTGGTCGATAGCTCTCTGCTGTACTCACCGGCCATCGCGCGTTTCACGCCCTTGACGATGGTCGAGACTGGCGAGCCATCGTTCTCGAACTGTTCGGCGCAGTAGGCCACCTGGATGCCGGCGCGGCGGCATATGTATTCGTAGTACGCGCTCTCATCGGCGTCCTGGAACCGGCCCCATCGGCTCACGTCGTAGACCAAGATGATCTGAAATCCGGCCTGGCCGCTTTGAACGTCCTTGAGGAGTTGCTGCAGCGCCTGTCGCCCGTCGATGCGCAAGCCGCTCTTTCCCGCATCGGCATACGTCGCCACGATCTCGATCCCACGCCGCGCGGCGTACTCGCGAATCTTGTCGCCCTGGTTCTCAGTCGAATACTGCTGATGCTCCGTCGACATCCGCACGTACTCGGCTGCTTTCATCCGAACACCTGCGCTACATCCAACGCTTCCTTGCTCACCTGACTGCATGGCGTGCCTCCATCGATTCAACGATGTCCGGCCGGCAGTGCCGGCGGCTTGTGCGACCGCATGGGGCGATCCGGGGCCTGTGGTTTAGGTCGGGTGTCTGCTCTCAGGGGTCGTGTACGCGCCGCCAAAGTAGCAGCCGCCTGGAGCCGCGTCGATCTAGTGCTCTCTTTGCAATCACCCGTGACAGGCTTTAAGTGCCTGACAGGACAGTGATTTTCACGATCCACGCGTCCATCTTTGCAATCTCTGCATCGTCCGCAGTACTCAAGCGGTAAGTGCCTGATCGCAACGGTGATTCGGGCAATGACGCGTCCATCTTTGCAATCGGAACCGCGCACCGTGTCGCATTGCGTGAGTGCTGCTTTTCCCGGTTCGCCGCGACGTACTCGGGGTGTGCGGCCCTGTAGCGCTCCCAGTAGTCCCGGTGGTTGTCATTCCACCTCTTCTGACACCGCGATTGGTTTTCCCGGTAGTCATCGTCGGCCTTGCGCTTCTGGCGCTGCCAGAGCTTTCGGCGTTCCTTCTGGCATTCCGGACGGGCGCAGTAGTTCTGTGCAGGCACTTGCGGGCAAGGCTTGAACGGAGCTGCGCAGGCAAGGCATCGTTTCAGCCCCATGGCGAGATCTCCTCGCGCGCGTACTCAGATTGGTGCGATGGCGATGCGAGACGTTGCAGATCTGGCTGCGCGCGAGCTGACCGTGATCTCCCCCTCGTCGATGCTCACCAATTGCTGATGTGCTATAAAAACACATCTGTGTAGATATAGCACATATGAATTTCACGGCTTTTCCGACAACACAAGGGCAATTGATCCGGGCTGCGCGAGGCGCTCGCACGCAGGTCGAGTTCGCGCGGGCGATGGGTGTGGATCGCTCCTGTTTGTCTCGCTATGAAAGCGAGACGCTAGGTGCGCCGACGCGGCTGATCAACTTCTGCCTGAATGAGGTCGTATCGGCGGCAGCGGCGAAGGGCGCGCAGGCCCAGCCCGTACACGAGGCTTTGGCTCACGCTCGCCTGGCGGTCAAGGCTCTTGAGCACGTATGTGATGAGCGCATTGGAAGACCCAAAAGGAGTCGAACATGATTCACGCCGACCTGATGCGGGACGAGCTCGCCCTTGGCTATATGGGTCGGCTAAGGATTTTGAATGACTGGGGTAGTCACCAGATGGCTATGAGCCTACTGCGTGATGCGCTTGAGGCGGAAGGTTTGCTCAGAGCTGGGTGTACCAACTCGGGTTTGTTGGCCCATGTGGCGCGAATGTCTGTTGGCCACTTCATGCGTTTTCATACGCTGTTGCCATTCAGGTTCGTGGCCTCTGACTTCGGCGCGCACGTTCCTTACGGATCGCCAGGTAGCGCCGGCACGGAGCAGGTCTATGGGCTAACGCTGCCGACGGCGAAGCTTTTCGCGTGCCGAGCATGCGCGTCCGAAGATTTCCGCCGGAGGGGATTTAGCTGGTACCGACGCGCCCATCAGGTCCCCGGGGCAGAAGTGTGTGATGAACATCAGCTGCCGCTCTCGTGGGTTGATGACGACGATCCGAGCGGAGAGGTACCGCACGTATGGTTTGAGCGGGGTGCATATCGAGAGGTCACCTGCGAGTCCGGTCGCCAACACGGTAGTAGAGGTGAGACCTTGCAGCGCTACCTTTCCGTATGCACCGCGCTCCTAGATAGAGAAGCGCCTGCCGATAGCAGGATCTTGAATCGACGGCTGGCGGCACGTGCGGCGGCGTTGGGCATGGGCATCGACTCCGAAGACCACGAGAGCAATCTGCGGGGGGCGATCAAAGCGGCTGCACACGGGAGTTGGCTCGCCGAATACTTTCCCGAAATCCAAGACGGCGTTCACCTGCGGGGGACTCGCCTCGGGCGCTTGCTTCGGGACCCCAAATGCGTTGCGCAAGGCGCTGACTACGGGTTACTTGCTGCAGTGCTGTTTGACGATGTCGATGCCGCCATGGCCTCACTGTTCGGTATTCGCAAATCTACCGGCCGGTCGCCGAATCCACCATCGGCGGTCGATTCACGTCAGCAAGCTCACCACGAGTTGGTCATGTCCAGCTGACGGCGTGCTTCGGCAGGACGCCGCCGTGTGGCCTGCTTCAGCGCCGCGCTGGTGAGTGGCATTCGATCAAGTTTGCTGAGCAACGGCTTCAGCGAAGGCAAGGCCTGGCACAGGGTGCCCATCGTCACATGGGTGGCCGCGTTCTTGGTTGCGATCAAAAGGCAGACCTCGGCGATTTGATTTGCATAGCTCTGGTCCCTCGCATCCCAATCGATCCGCGCGTGATTCGATTTCGGCGCTGCGGGTTGGCGTTTGGCCTGTTCCTCCAGCCATGCGCGATCGTTGCGGTAAAGCCATGCGAAAGCCGCTTGATTCATGCGGCGGATATCCGTGTACGTTGCATGCGGATGTCGGGCCGCCATGGCAAGCCAATCGGCATGAGCGCGACGCTTAGCTTGCATGAAGCGAGCTTCGTGCCACGCATCGGCCAGGCCTACTTCTGTGCGCAGAGTGGTGGTCACTGTCTGCACGGAAATGCTGAACGACTCGGATACAACCTGCTTGTCAACGCCTCGCCGCAAGGCCCGAATGACCAGCCTTCGTACATGGGGCTTAAGCAGTTTTGGGCGTCGCGTCACCGAGACCGCCGACTGGGCAGCCCACGCCATTGCGGTGCCAGTGGCAATGCCGACAGCAGCCGCTGCTGCTGAGATCGACTTGCCTTCACCGATCAGGGTGAGAAGGTTTGCCTTTCGGTCATCCGCGTCCGTTGGGGGCGGATCGGCAAGTTCAAGGACGCATGTGCCTCTGGGCCTGATCTCGTCAGCACGCCGTGGCTCGGCGCAATAGGCAGTCCAGAACGATTCCCAACTTCCGAAAAGCGAAAGGATCATCGTGAAGTGTCGCAATGGATGAGCGCCCGTGCGAGGCTGACGCAGCAGACGGGCGAACTGTGCAACTGCTTCCGCCGGGCAACTTGGCAGCGCCGATAGCTCGGGGATGGCGCGCAGCGGTTGCGCCGTGGTCGCCAGCCTGTCGCCGAACGCGGAGATGCACAGTCGGTCGTTGCCGGCGATCAGGCCGCGCGCAGCGGCAGCCCGACGATATGTGGAGGCCAACTGCGCGTCGTCGAAATGAAAGCGGTCTGAAAGTGCAGAAGCTTGCACACCACAGTTGGCAAGGTCATGCCAAACCGGATGCCCAGCGTCTATGGGCGCCGCTGATGCGGACTGCATTGATCCCATATCAGGCAAGTGCCAAAGGAATCTGCCCACACCGCTGGCCTTGATCGTTGACCGAAGCAGCAGCAGGCGGTGCCGTGGGCAAACCCAAGTGCTAGGAAGCTGATGGCTCCGCCGCCAATGTGCGGTTCCGCCGGTTTCTTGATCCTCAGTCATGCACTGGACGCAGGCCTTGAGGGGATGGTGGGCGCGAAACCGCGTTGCCAGCATCCCGAGTTGACCCTTCAGTGGACCAATGCCTGCACCGCGCAATGCCGCGCACGCATTGCGCGCCACGCTCTCTGATCGGTAGGGTAGGTAGAAGGGAAGAAGGGTTCGGTTCCGAATGATGGACTCGGCGTTTCCAAGTGCGCCGCCGGTCCGCTCGACGAACCTGTCCAAGCACGATGGCAAATCGTGAGCACTGCCCAACTGTGCGTGGCCGAAGAGTGCGCGACACGTGTCCGAGGCCCGCGCGCTGCAGCTGATTACGTGTTGCCGGCTGGCCAGGCTGAACAGGGTTTCGTCGTCGCGCCACGTGTCGACAAAGGGTGCATCGAAGAGTGTGTCAGGCGTCTTTGTCTTCACAGCGGGAGTGCCTCGGAAATACTGGGAATGCAGTTTTCAATACCAGTCACACGTATGCATAAGCCATTGATTTATAAGGGATATTTTCTCAAAAACCGATTGCAAATCCGTTGGCCGCTGTGCACAATCTTGAACAAGAAGATGCACGCGACGCCGTGTCGCGTACGCGGATGAATGCCGGCAGCGCCGGTTCAGCTGAGGTGCTAGATCTCCATGCAGCTTGTCGATACAGAACTGCAGGTGCCAATGGCAAGGGGCGCGAACGCGTTGGAGCGCGCTGTGTCGGGCCTGACTGCCGAGCAACTCGCGTGGCGCCGATTTCGCGCTGAGGGTGTGAATGTTCGGGCCTGGGCAATTGAGCGAGGCTTTCACCCCGGCCTTGTCTATTCCGTGCTGCGCGGCGAGCGCAAATGCGTGCGCGGGCAGTCTCACCAAGTGGCCGTCGCGCTGGGGCTGAAGCCCTCGGCCAGCTGACGAAACCTATCCAGAGGGTTACGGCATGCTCAAAGACCCATGAACGAAAAAAGCGCCTATGGCCTGGCAGCCGTAAGCGCTTCCCGTCCGGGGAGACCCCAGAGTCAAACTCACAGTTGAACTCTACCGGCGCGGTCGCGACGGGTCAATCTCCCCTTTGCACACTTTTGTGAACGCAGCAGCGGGCGCTGGATAGGTGCGCCCAGCAGGGGGACTTCACATGAATCAGTTGCCTACTCGCCCGGGCTCCGACGGTACTTGCATGGGCCTGATCGCGCGTGCCGAGGCCGCGTAATGGCTGAGTTCAAAGTATCCGAGGCGAGGCTCCGCGTGATCATGCAGAGGCAATTCAACGATCGTTGGGGGGCGGAGTACGTTGCGGGGATCTTTGCTGATCCCATGGAGGCGCCCGGCATCAGCACCGGCTCCATCCTTCGTCCGCGAAAGCTTGGGTACCGAGAGTTTCATACACTCAGCGCGCCGGAAACCTTCATCTCCCTGCTTTGCCTGCATCACCCAGATTGTTGGGACATCCATGAGCAGCGGATCTTGTACCCAACGCCGCGGGCGCACTTCCTGTACGGGCATGCAAGGGCGAGCGGGCTCGCTTTCAAACCAACCCCGGGAACGATTGAAATTGCGGATTGCCTCGGCATTCGGCATCCCAAAGTTCGACTGAGAATTGGAAATGAGCCAACAAAATGGCCAATGTCGCCGTTCCCATTTTTCGGTGACTTGCTACTTTTCATGGAGGACGCCGATGGCGCGTATGCACTAAACATCCCTGTCAAAAACAAGTTAGAAGACTTCCGAAAAAAGGGACCTAGCTCCAAACGGCCTAGCCCAGATCATGCCGACGATCCAGGAGCGGTTCTTCGGCAACGCTTGGAAGAGATGTACTACGGCGGCGCCGATATCCGTAATCAGCCGCTCGGCCTTGACCAACTGGACAAAGACCTTCGCTGGAATTTGCGCGACCTCTTCCTCGCGGACTCCACGCCCATCAATCTTTGCGCTTCACAACGGGCAAGCGCAATCGAAATCTACCGTGACGCCATTGGGCGCGATCAGCCGGCCTACGTCGCCGCTCGCAAAGTGGAGCGCGAGTTCAAGATTCCGGAGCGCGATGCCGTGGCACTTCTGAAACAGGGCGTCTGGCGCAGGGAATTGCGTGTCGATCTGTTTCGTCCGGTGCTGATGGACAAACCCCTGCGGCCTGGAGTCGTAGACGTTTTCGCGCGCTATTCAACTTGGTTCAAACGGTAACAGCGCGATGTACGCCGGGGTCCAGATCCATGCACCGAACGGGTGGGGCGTCTTTCGAAAAGGGCAGCGCTACTACTTTGCGGGTGACCGTCGGGATGGCACCGTCCTAGTCGTATGGTTCATGAAGTCAAGGGGTGCTTGGCGGGTCTACACACTTACGCCATTGCGTAAAGACTTTGAGGCAGGGTTGGTCTCTGACGACCATAAGCTCAAGCAGCTAGCGGTGCAGCATCGTCTGCCTGAATTGTTGATTCCCGCGCAATCCTGACCCACCGTTTCCATCCAATCTTGACCCACCCTTGTTAGTGCCTCTGAGGGCTTAGGCTGTGGGTAACTTCTTGGTCTTGGACTCCTTCTTGGTGGGTTGTGCGGAACTGTTCTTGAAGCGGTAGCTCTCGTTGCCGGTCTCAAGGATATGGCAGTGGTGCGTGAGCCGGTCCAGCAGCGCCGTCGTCATCTTGGCATCGCCGAAGACGGTGGCCCATTCGCTGAAGCTCAGGTTCGTCGTGATGACGACGCTGGTGCGCTCGTAGAGCTTGCTCAGCAGGTGGAACAGCAGCGCCCCGCCCGACGAGCTGAACGGCAGGTAGCCCAGCTCGTCCAGGATCACCAGGTCCATGTGAGCGAGCCGGTGAGCCATCTGGCCGGTCTTGTTGCACAGCTTCTCCTGCTCCAGCAGGTTGACCAGCTCGACCGTGGAGAAGAAGCGCACCCGTCGCCGGTGGTGCTCCAGCGCCTGCACGCCGATGGCCGTGGCCAGGTGCGTCTTGCCGGTACCAGGTCCACCGACCAGCACAACGTTCTCGGCCCGGTCCATGAACTCGCCACGGTGCAACTGCTTCACCAGCGCCTCGTTGACCTCGCTGTGCGCGAAGTCGAAGCCGGTCAGGTCCCGGTAGACCGGGAAGCGGGCCTGCTTGAGCTGGTACGCGACGGCGCGCACCTCGCGCTCGGCGGACTCGGCCTTGAGCAACTGCGCCAGGAAGGGCTGCGCCGCCTCGAAGGCCGGCGCACCTTGCTCGGCCAGCTCACCCACGGCTTGGGCCATGCCGAACATCTTCAGCTCCCGCAGCGCGGTCATGAGCCCATTGGTTGCTGAGTCACGCATGGCGGACCTTCCTCTCTTCTCGTAGTTCGTCGTAGCGATTCACATTGGCCTGAGGTTCATTGACCAGGCGCAGCGCGTGCGGCGCATCCACCGGCGGCGGCTCGGCCTTCCCATCCAGCAGCCGGTGCAGCACGTTGAGCACGTACATCTTGGTCGGCACGCCAACCTCCAGGGCCAGCTCGACGGCCGCCAGCACCGACTGCTCGTCGTGGTGCAGGACCAGGGCCAGGATGTCCACCATCTCGCGGTCTCCGCCCGGCTTCTTCAGCAGCTCGGCCTGCAGCCGCTTGAACGCCACCGGCAGCTCGGCGAACGGCGCGCCGTTCCTGAGTGCGCCTGGCTTGCGCTGCAGCACCGCCAGGTAGTGGCGCCAATCGAAGATGGTCTGGCCCAGGGTGTCGTGGCGCCGCTCAATCACCCGCTGGTGCTCGCAGATGAGCTTGCCCTCGGCCGCGACGACGAGCCGGTCGGCGTACACGCGCAGGCTCACCGGCCGGTTCGCGTACGAGGCCGGCACGCTGTAGCGCGTGCGCTCGAAGGTGATCAGGCAGGTCGGCGAGACGCGCTTGGTGTGCTCGACGAAGCCGTCGAACGGTCGGGGCAGCTGCATCAGCAGCCGCCGCTCGTCCTGCCAGGCGTCGTGCACGGTGCCGGGCAGCTTGCCGTGCGAGATCTCGGTCCACAGCGCCTTGCACCGCTCCTCCAGCCAGACGTTGAGGGCGTCCAGCGAGGGGAAGGCCGGCACGGGCTGCCAGAGCCGATGCCGCGCGTCGCGCACGTTCTTCTCGATCTGGCCCTTCTCCCAGCCCGAGGCCGGGTTGCAGAACTCGACTTCGAAGAGGTAGTGGCTGACCATCGCGGCGAAGCGCGCGTTGACGTCGCGCGCCTTGCCGGTCAGGACCTTGTCCACGGCGGTCTTCATGTTGTCGTAGATGCCTCGCTTGGGCACGCCGCCGAACACGCGGAAGGCGTGGTTGTGGGCGTCGAACAGCATCTCGTGGGTCTGCAGCAGGTAGGCCCGGATGTAGAAGGCCCGGCTGTGGCTGAGCTTGAAGTGCGCCACCTGCAGCTTGGTGCGCTCGCCACCCAGCACGGCCCAGTCCTCGCTCCAGTCGAACTGGAAGGCCTCGCCGGGCTCGAAGACCAGGGGCACGAAGGTTCCGCGCCCGGTGGTCTTCTGCTCTTCCTGGCGCTTGAGCGCCCACTCCCGCGCGAACGCGGCCACGCGGTTGTAGGAGCCGTCGAAGCCGAGTTCCATGAGCTCGGCGTGCATCTGCTTCAAGGTGCGCCGCTGCTTGCGGTTCTTGCCGGCTTCGGTCTTGAGCCACTGGGCCAGCTTGTCCGCGAACGGATCGAGCCGGCTCACGCTCTCGCGCTTGGCGTACGACGGTTCCTTGTCGTCGCTGCGCAGGTACTTCCTGATGGTGTTGCGAGACAGGCCTGTTCGTTTGGCAATCTCGCGGATGGACAACTGCTCACGCAGGGCCCATCGCCTGATGACACTTAGTGTCGCCACGTCAATCACTCCAATACTCCTGCCGCAATTTGCGGCAGGCTAGGGTTCATACGTGGGTCAGGTTTGAACGGAAATCAGTGACGGTAGAGGGTCAGTTCTTGCCGGAAATCAACACTGATAACCACTGCCGAAGGGAAGTCGCTCTCACAAAACGCGCCTCAAGCTCCAGGAAAAGGCGGCTCGACGTGGCTTATGTCAGCCACCCACCAGCACGGCGGCTTTGCGGATGGCGTCGAGCACGTCGTGCGGGTGGGACGACATCGGCATATGGCCGCTCTTGATCTCGACGACGGTCGCCCCCATGCGTTCAGCCCCCGCACGTTGAAGGCTGGGGTGGATCGTCTGGTCCTCTGTTGTCACGATGTAGGTGCTGGGCCGGAACTTCCACGCGGCGCCATCCAACTTCTGACTAAAGAGGTCCGCCGCCGGTGCGAATTGCGTCGCATAGAGCAGGTCCTGTTCTTCTATAGGGAGATCGCCTCCGACGGCCCAGATGCCTTCTTCCTTCAACCAAAGGCGGTCGTCGCCGATCTCGACATGCCGGGACACGGCAGCACGGGGAAACTGGTTCAGCTGCTCCAGGGTGGTTTCGTTTTCATCGGGGCAAAGGGCGGCGATGTAGACCAGAGCGGCGACTCGTTCGTGTAGGCCCGCATGAGTGATTACAGTCCCGCCATACGAGTGGCCAACCAAGAGAATCGGGCCGTCCAAGCGTGCGAACGTTCGTATCGTCGCGTCGACGTCGCCGGCGATCGAGTCGAGGCCGTATTGCGCGGCCATCACCTGATGACCTTCGGATCGCAGCGGCGCAATCAGCTTGCGGAAGCATGAGCCGTCTGCCCATATGCCGTGACAGAGGACGACGCTTGGCTTGGTGAGGGTGTTCATTTCACGCGTTCTCCAACAAACCGACCAGCGCGCTGCCCCCTCGATCTAGAGGTAAGCCTCGTCGCCGCGCCTTGATCTAGCCGCCAAGCGTAACGAAAAATAGCTTCCCCCAAGGCCTAGCCGCCTCATTTTTCGCGCACTCAAGAAGCGTACTCGCGGAGATCAGCGATCCCGGGCGGTGGCGCATACTATCGTCGCGGCGCAGCCGGCGGCTATCGGTTGCACAGCAACAGACGATTGACCCGCCGACAGTCGTTCAGCAACCGTCCAACGCAAGGGCGGAGCCAGGCCCGGCAACCGATTGCCGAATTGACAACCGAGATCTCTACAAGCATGCGAGGCACGAATGGCGATAGGAAACGAAAAAGAGGCCCTCGCTCAGTTCATGAGTGAGACGAAGAAGCTGGTCAAGCAAATGCTGGACGAGAACTGGAAGGAGTGGTCGGCGCTGATCAAGGAGGTCAAGGAAGAGAGCGGCAAGACCGCCGAGAAGGAGCTTCTTGCGGCCAGAAAGGACTGGATGGAAGGATCGCGGGCCACCCAGACCAAGCTTCAGTCCGAGGAAGTGAAGCGCAAGGTCGCCGAGGGGCAGATTGCCGCCTTGACGCGAGAAGTCGAGACCCTGAAGAGAGACAGCGTCGGGTCGGCCGACATTGCGGCGCTCAAGAAGCGCCTGGATGTGTTGGAAAAGAAGAAGTGAGGCACTGCTGGACGGGGAGCGAGTGGCCTGTGTGCGGGCCGCCACCTACGTCCGCCACGCGGCCCCTACGCGGTTGAGCACCGCCATCGCCGGGCTCCACCGCCGGCGCCAACAGGCGCAGTGCCACCAGGCGCCGGTGCAGCGCGGTGCAGCCGATACGCAGGCCATCGGCTTGCGGCGCATCGGTCACGGCGCGGAGGCTGCACCGCGCCAACGGCCCACCACAGCGTGCAGCACACCGGCTGGCCGTGCAGGCCCAGCGGCGAATGCAGCCGCCGCGCGTCCGCCGCGTCGATCACGCCGTGCTCCAGCCACAGGCCCGGGATCAGCCGCTGCATGAACTCCAGCGGGCTCCTCACCAAGTGCGTGGTTCCACCCGACCTGGAACCGTATGACCGAGCGCCGGATTGGGCTACACAAAGCCGTCGTTGACCGGCCCTGCGGGAAGTGCGATTTCACAGAACTTCACGCGACGTTCATGGCGTCTCTCGCTACAAGACGAGAGACTGAATCACCCCATCGATTCAGGAGCCGCCATGAGTACCTTGCAACGTCTTCGCGACGCTTTCGATCGCATGGAGCACGTGTTCTCGAAGCGACCCGCGATGGCCTTGGCCACCAACGTTGCGCGGGCCCGGCTGGTCGACGGCGTCCACTGTGAAGCCGCCGAAGAAGGGTGGCGGTTCGTGATGGACTTGCCGGTCGACTCGGGCGGCACCAATGCAGGGCCTCCGCCCGGCGTGCATGGCCGTGTCGCGCTCGCCGGGTGTCTGGCGATGGGCTACAGCGTTCAACTGGCGCGCGCCGGCATCGAGCCGCGCAGCATCGAGGTGGAGGTCGAGGCCGACTCCGATCATCGGGGCATGCTCGGACTGAGCGAACGCCCGGGGTACCTCGCGCTGCGCCATACCCTGTATCTGGACTGCGATGCCTCCAGGGAACAGGTGCAGCCAGCGATCGACCGCGCCCAGCGCCTCAGTCCCTACCTCAGCATGTTCATGGCGGGGCAGCCCGTCAGCGGAAAAATTGTGTTCGCGCCGCGCGTGCTGCCGTAACGGCGATGGATGCCCGGCTTCAGTTGCGCGTGCAACGTTCCGGCTGGAACCGCGCCGCGGAACACTACGATGCAGGCTGGCTCGAGGCTTTGCAGCCGGCGACCTCGCTGGTTCTGGAGCGCGCCGGCTTGCGCCCCGGGCAATGTGTGCTCGACGCCGCCTGTGGATCCGGCGTACTCACCGCAGCAGCATTGCGGGCAGTCACCGGCACCGGTGAAGTGATCGGCACCGACATCTCCGAAACGATGCTCGCGATTGCTCAAGAGCGAGCCCCCGCATGCCGCTTTGTCCGCGCCGATGCGCAGTGCCTTGACGCCCGCT
It contains:
- a CDS encoding TniQ family protein, with the translated sequence MIHADLMRDELALGYMGRLRILNDWGSHQMAMSLLRDALEAEGLLRAGCTNSGLLAHVARMSVGHFMRFHTLLPFRFVASDFGAHVPYGSPGSAGTEQVYGLTLPTAKLFACRACASEDFRRRGFSWYRRAHQVPGAEVCDEHQLPLSWVDDDDPSGEVPHVWFERGAYREVTCESGRQHGSRGETLQRYLSVCTALLDREAPADSRILNRRLAARAAALGMGIDSEDHESNLRGAIKAAAHGSWLAEYFPEIQDGVHLRGTRLGRLLRDPKCVAQGADYGLLAAVLFDDVDAAMASLFGIRKSTGRSPNPPSAVDSRQQAHHELVMSS
- a CDS encoding TnsD family Tn7-like transposition protein, encoding MQSASAAPIDAGHPVWHDLANCGVQASALSDRFHFDDAQLASTYRRAAAARGLIAGNDRLCISAFGDRLATTAQPLRAIPELSALPSCPAEAVAQFARLLRQPRTGAHPLRHFTMILSLFGSWESFWTAYCAEPRRADEIRPRGTCVLELADPPPTDADDRKANLLTLIGEGKSISAAAAAVGIATGTAMAWAAQSAVSVTRRPKLLKPHVRRLVIRALRRGVDKQVVSESFSISVQTVTTTLRTEVGLADAWHEARFMQAKRRAHADWLAMAARHPHATYTDIRRMNQAAFAWLYRNDRAWLEEQAKRQPAAPKSNHARIDWDARDQSYANQIAEVCLLIATKNAATHVTMGTLCQALPSLKPLLSKLDRMPLTSAALKQATRRRPAEARRQLDMTNSW
- a CDS encoding DNA-binding protein, whose protein sequence is MQLVDTELQVPMARGANALERAVSGLTAEQLAWRRFRAEGVNVRAWAIERGFHPGLVYSVLRGERKCVRGQSHQVAVALGLKPSAS
- the istB gene encoding IS21-like element helper ATPase IstB — translated: MRDSATNGLMTALRELKMFGMAQAVGELAEQGAPAFEAAQPFLAQLLKAESAEREVRAVAYQLKQARFPVYRDLTGFDFAHSEVNEALVKQLHRGEFMDRAENVVLVGGPGTGKTHLATAIGVQALEHHRRRVRFFSTVELVNLLEQEKLCNKTGQMAHRLAHMDLVILDELGYLPFSSSGGALLFHLLSKLYERTSVVITTNLSFSEWATVFGDAKMTTALLDRLTHHCHILETGNESYRFKNSSAQPTKKESKTKKLPTA
- the istA gene encoding IS21 family transposase, which translates into the protein MIDVATLSVIRRWALREQLSIREIAKRTGLSRNTIRKYLRSDDKEPSYAKRESVSRLDPFADKLAQWLKTEAGKNRKQRRTLKQMHAELMELGFDGSYNRVAAFAREWALKRQEEQKTTGRGTFVPLVFEPGEAFQFDWSEDWAVLGGERTKLQVAHFKLSHSRAFYIRAYLLQTHEMLFDAHNHAFRVFGGVPKRGIYDNMKTAVDKVLTGKARDVNARFAAMVSHYLFEVEFCNPASGWEKGQIEKNVRDARHRLWQPVPAFPSLDALNVWLEERCKALWTEISHGKLPGTVHDAWQDERRLLMQLPRPFDGFVEHTKRVSPTCLITFERTRYSVPASYANRPVSLRVYADRLVVAAEGKLICEHQRVIERRHDTLGQTIFDWRHYLAVLQRKPGALRNGAPFAELPVAFKRLQAELLKKPGGDREMVDILALVLHHDEQSVLAAVELALEVGVPTKMYVLNVLHRLLDGKAEPPPVDAPHALRLVNEPQANVNRYDELREERKVRHA
- a CDS encoding alpha/beta hydrolase; translated protein: MNTLTKPSVVLCHGIWADGSCFRKLIAPLRSEGHQVMAAQYGLDSIAGDVDATIRTFARLDGPILLVGHSYGGTVITHAGLHERVAALVYIAALCPDENETTLEQLNQFPRAAVSRHVEIGDDRLWLKEEGIWAVGGDLPIEEQDLLYATQFAPAADLFSQKLDGAAWKFRPSTYIVTTEDQTIHPSLQRAGAERMGATVVEIKSGHMPMSSHPHDVLDAIRKAAVLVGG
- a CDS encoding OsmC family protein; translated protein: MSTLQRLRDAFDRMEHVFSKRPAMALATNVARARLVDGVHCEAAEEGWRFVMDLPVDSGGTNAGPPPGVHGRVALAGCLAMGYSVQLARAGIEPRSIEVEVEADSDHRGMLGLSERPGYLALRHTLYLDCDASREQVQPAIDRAQRLSPYLSMFMAGQPVSGKIVFAPRVLP
- a CDS encoding methyltransferase domain-containing protein, yielding MDARLQLRVQRSGWNRAAEHYDAGWLEALQPATSLVLERAGLRPGQCVLDAACGSGVLTAAALRAVTGTGEVIGTDISETMLAIAQERAPACRFVRADAQCLDARCRWRISMRCCAAWA